The following proteins are co-located in the Clostridiales bacterium genome:
- a CDS encoding ABC transporter ATP-binding protein, which produces MAGINIEHLKYKYPGTERLALNDISLSIETGEFIGIIGRNGSGKSSLCQAIAGLIPNFYKGAYGGKILIDDIEVKKVPVDELCETVGTVFQNPFNQVTGAKATVYEEIAFGLENMGVPKEEMIRRIDNAMELLDISKYKDRYPFDLSGGQMQRMAIAGVIAMQPQVIILDEPTSQLDPQGREEVFQAVQKLCGQGITIILVEHNMEKIAQYSNRVALLEDGMLIDFDTPQKIFSREDLEHYGVEAPVYTQISKRLNLTMEGTGCYPVTLEEAKQVLLRKGGNDPEWL; this is translated from the coding sequence ATGGCTGGCATAAACATCGAACACCTGAAATATAAATACCCCGGCACGGAGCGGCTTGCACTGAATGATATTTCCCTATCCATTGAGACAGGAGAATTCATTGGAATTATAGGAAGAAACGGATCTGGAAAGAGCAGCCTCTGCCAGGCGATCGCAGGGCTGATCCCCAATTTTTATAAAGGTGCTTACGGCGGCAAGATACTGATCGATGATATCGAAGTAAAAAAAGTACCTGTTGACGAGCTTTGTGAAACGGTTGGAACCGTTTTTCAGAATCCTTTCAATCAGGTAACCGGTGCGAAAGCAACCGTGTATGAGGAAATCGCTTTCGGACTCGAAAACATGGGAGTTCCTAAAGAGGAAATGATACGCCGCATTGACAACGCCATGGAGCTTTTGGATATCAGTAAATACAAAGATCGATATCCCTTTGATTTATCCGGCGGGCAGATGCAGCGCATGGCCATCGCTGGCGTCATTGCCATGCAGCCTCAGGTGATCATCCTTGATGAACCTACCTCCCAGCTTGATCCACAGGGCAGAGAAGAAGTATTTCAAGCGGTTCAGAAATTATGCGGCCAGGGCATTACAATCATTCTGGTAGAACACAATATGGAAAAAATCGCCCAGTACAGCAATCGGGTGGCATTGCTCGAAGATGGAATGCTCATCGATTTTGATACTCCCCAGAAAATTTTTTCTCGGGAAGATCTGGAGCATTACGGTGTGGAAGCTCCGGTTTACACCCAGATCAGTAAAAGGCTGAATTTGACAATGGAAGGTACGGGCTGCTATCCGGTCACACTGGAGGAAGCCAAGCAGGTATTGCTGCGGAAAGGGGGAAATGATCCAGAATGGCTGTAA
- a CDS encoding nucleoside phosphorylase: protein MELQSHIRLSEKDKAKYALLPGDPARLNNIKNFLSDVEELAYNREMRSVSGYYKGVKVLAVSTGMGGASTGIAVEELRNIGVEYMIRIGSCGALDTRMKLGDLLIVNGAVRDEGTSKAYVESIYPAIPDTQLLMSLIQASQKCEVRHFVGIARSHDSFYIDREEEITEYWSRRGVMGSDMETAALFTIGSLRGVKTASVLNTVVEFKGDLTNNINGYVDGNTRMIQGESNEILVALEAFVNEEKNKGDV, encoded by the coding sequence ATGGAATTACAGTCTCATATCCGGCTCAGTGAAAAAGATAAAGCAAAATATGCGCTGCTGCCGGGTGATCCGGCAAGACTAAACAATATAAAGAACTTCTTATCTGATGTAGAAGAGCTTGCGTACAACCGCGAAATGCGAAGCGTCAGCGGATATTACAAAGGCGTTAAAGTTCTGGCGGTTTCCACCGGAATGGGAGGCGCATCAACGGGAATTGCGGTGGAGGAACTTCGCAATATCGGAGTGGAATATATGATCCGCATCGGGAGCTGCGGGGCACTGGATACGAGGATGAAGCTAGGCGATCTTCTGATCGTAAACGGAGCTGTAAGAGACGAGGGGACGTCCAAGGCATACGTGGAAAGCATTTATCCTGCCATACCCGACACCCAGCTCCTGATGAGCTTGATTCAAGCGTCACAAAAATGTGAGGTTCGCCATTTTGTGGGAATAGCAAGGAGTCACGACAGCTTTTATATTGACAGAGAGGAGGAGATAACAGAATACTGGTCGAGGAGAGGCGTAATGGGATCTGACATGGAGACGGCAGCTTTATTTACCATCGGCTCTCTAAGAGGCGTGAAAACTGCATCAGTTTTGAATACCGTTGTGGAGTTCAAAGGGGATTTGACGAATAACATCAACGGATATGTTGATGGAAACACACGGATGATCCAGGGCGAAAGCAATGAAATTCTAGTCGCTTTGGAAGCTTTTGTTAACGAAGAAAAAAATAAAGGAGATGTTTAG
- a CDS encoding energy-coupling factor transporter transmembrane protein EcfT — MKTISLYVDKGTMLNKVAPESKIWYVIAAITIPALMGIRWAGLVLIAVSTALLLYGKVLRRTLPLLAVSGFVLLTVLIIQGMFWWGNETPMFAIGPAVFYREGVDYALGILINIVNILMSFCVLILTTKPSDMMENFVRRGFSPRFGYVFISVFQIIPQMTETMSTITDAQRSRGMETEGSLGVRIKAFIPLIAPVIMSSLINTKERALALEVRGFNSRKRKTFLNDEVKTAGDRYIQIALPVLIAAVAVWRVTQWLA; from the coding sequence TTGAAAACCATCAGTTTGTATGTGGATAAAGGAACAATGTTGAACAAGGTCGCGCCTGAGAGCAAGATCTGGTATGTGATTGCGGCTATAACAATACCGGCACTCATGGGGATCCGGTGGGCTGGACTTGTTCTGATTGCGGTGAGTACCGCATTGCTGTTATATGGGAAGGTGCTGAGAAGAACCCTGCCTCTTTTGGCCGTGTCAGGCTTTGTACTTCTGACCGTCCTGATTATCCAGGGAATGTTTTGGTGGGGAAATGAAACCCCCATGTTTGCCATTGGTCCGGCAGTTTTTTACCGGGAGGGTGTGGATTATGCGCTTGGAATTCTGATCAATATCGTCAATATTCTGATGAGCTTCTGCGTATTGATTCTAACAACAAAGCCTTCTGATATGATGGAAAATTTTGTGAGACGAGGATTTTCCCCGAGATTCGGTTATGTTTTCATTTCGGTATTTCAGATTATACCTCAAATGACGGAAACCATGAGCACCATAACGGACGCGCAAAGGAGCAGAGGCATGGAAACCGAAGGCAGTCTGGGCGTTCGGATCAAGGCATTTATTCCGCTGATTGCACCGGTCATTATGAGCTCACTGATCAATACAAAAGAAAGAGCTTTGGCGCTTGAGGTCAGAGGCTTTAATTCAAGGAAAAGGAAAACATTTCTAAATGACGAGGTAAAAACCGCTGGCGACCGCTACATACAGATTGCTTTGCCGGTACTGATTGCTGCTGTGGCAGTATGGAGGGTAACCCAATGGCTGGCATAA
- a CDS encoding ECF transporter S component: protein MKKKLWSMSFNSATLVLIPAAIGINYLGKLFAGLLKLPLWLDSIGTCIAAVLAGPIVGAICGAANNIIYGLTMDPISTIYALTNIGIGIAVGILAHKGFMKNIKGAIITGIIVGVVAVIISTPLNIIFWGGTTGNIWGDALYAWCASQGLPVWISSGLDELVVDVPDKLAVVLIVFAIMKGLPKNLVSLFHSDEEIESLDHTDDLKKD from the coding sequence ATGAAAAAGAAATTATGGTCAATGTCATTTAATTCAGCGACACTGGTTCTGATTCCTGCGGCAATCGGAATCAATTATCTTGGGAAACTGTTTGCCGGGCTTTTAAAACTCCCACTTTGGCTGGATTCCATCGGAACCTGTATCGCCGCAGTGCTTGCCGGCCCAATCGTAGGTGCCATCTGCGGAGCAGCCAACAATATTATTTACGGACTTACTATGGATCCTATTTCAACGATTTATGCACTGACGAACATCGGTATCGGAATTGCGGTGGGAATACTCGCTCATAAGGGGTTTATGAAAAATATAAAAGGTGCAATTATTACAGGTATTATTGTTGGTGTCGTTGCTGTAATTATTTCAACCCCATTGAACATTATTTTCTGGGGAGGAACAACAGGAAACATCTGGGGCGATGCGCTTTATGCATGGTGTGCATCACAAGGTTTGCCGGTCTGGATTTCTTCCGGCTTGGATGAACTGGTTGTAGATGTGCCGGATAAGCTGGCGGTTGTCCTCATCGTATTTGCAATCATGAAGGGTCTGCCCAAGAATTTGGTCAGCCTATTCCACAGTGATGAGGAGATTGAAAGTCTGGATCATACCGATGATCTGAAAAAAGACTGA
- a CDS encoding ABC transporter ATP-binding protein, giving the protein MAVIEIKDLHFSYTAEEEVIKGMDFTIDARSTAIIGQNGAGKTTFAKLLKGLLKPTRGEILLNGTRTKEMTVAMLAKQVGMVFQNPNDQIFKYQVLDEVMFGPLQIGMDKEAALGKAKQALETVGLSGLETTNPYDLGLSSRKLVAVASILAMDTEVILFDEPTIAQDYAGKERLKEIVLQLRNQGKTVITITHDMNFVADVFERTIVFASGKMIADDDTKSVFLQRDVLEKAYLEQPDVMKLCTELGWRESFLSIDEFVSAIQK; this is encoded by the coding sequence ATGGCTGTAATTGAAATCAAGGATCTGCATTTTTCCTATACTGCAGAGGAAGAAGTTATAAAAGGCATGGACTTTACCATTGATGCTCGATCGACGGCAATCATCGGGCAGAACGGAGCCGGTAAGACAACCTTTGCAAAGCTTCTCAAGGGGCTGCTGAAACCTACAAGGGGCGAAATCCTGCTGAATGGAACCCGTACAAAGGAGATGACTGTGGCCATGCTGGCAAAGCAGGTTGGCATGGTATTTCAGAATCCCAATGATCAGATTTTCAAATATCAGGTGCTTGACGAAGTAATGTTTGGCCCGCTGCAGATCGGTATGGATAAGGAAGCTGCCCTCGGGAAAGCGAAACAAGCACTGGAAACTGTGGGCCTTTCCGGGCTTGAGACCACAAATCCCTATGATTTGGGTTTGTCCTCAAGAAAACTGGTCGCAGTGGCATCCATTCTGGCAATGGACACGGAGGTGATTCTATTTGATGAGCCTACCATCGCGCAGGATTACGCGGGAAAAGAGCGGCTGAAAGAGATTGTTTTGCAGCTTCGAAATCAAGGAAAAACAGTAATCACCATTACCCACGACATGAATTTTGTGGCGGACGTGTTCGAGAGAACCATTGTTTTTGCCAGCGGCAAGATGATTGCTGATGATGATACCAAATCTGTTTTCCTACAGAGAGATGTGCTGGAAAAGGCTTATCTGGAACAACCCGATGTTATGAAGCTCTGCACGGAGCTGGGGTGGAGGGAGAGCTTTCTAAGCATCGATGAATTTGTGAGTGCCATTCAAAAATAA
- a CDS encoding helix-turn-helix transcriptional regulator: MGRNLKIKVARVQQDMTQKDLAQVVGVSRQTINAIEQGEYNPTIKLCRAICKVLGKTLDDLFWEEENEDER; encoded by the coding sequence GTGGGGCGAAATCTTAAAATCAAGGTTGCTCGGGTGCAGCAGGATATGACGCAGAAAGACCTTGCCCAAGTGGTGGGTGTTTCACGACAGACCATTAATGCGATCGAGCAGGGCGAGTATAATCCGACGATAAAGTTATGCAGGGCTATCTGCAAGGTATTGGGAAAGACCCTGGACGATCTATTTTGGGAGGAGGAGAATGAGGATGAAAGGTAA
- a CDS encoding Crp/Fnr family transcriptional regulator, translating into MGRNYVKEISEILEKDPIIYNIMKQCPYEILRNISIREFRAGSFTLNQGEIHDFMYIVLEGELGISVESEHGKKYYLNTYRKGNYIGELEMFGSFPYISTVEARTDVKLFEIAREDFVRWVQLDRNLNDYFIRTLCDSTYKLCSNMGANTLYTLKSRICRFLLDHGDRPEGRISVNSETLSEHMAVTQRSVNRILKQLKEKEIIEINKSYIVIKDHQKLQEEERD; encoded by the coding sequence ATGGGAAGGAACTATGTAAAAGAAATTAGTGAAATTCTTGAAAAGGATCCGATCATCTATAACATCATGAAGCAATGTCCCTACGAGATCCTCCGTAACATCTCCATCAGAGAGTTCCGTGCCGGATCGTTTACCTTAAACCAGGGTGAGATCCATGATTTCATGTATATCGTACTGGAGGGGGAATTGGGAATTTCGGTAGAATCGGAGCATGGCAAGAAATACTACTTGAATACATATCGGAAAGGCAATTATATCGGCGAACTTGAGATGTTCGGAAGCTTTCCCTATATCAGCACCGTGGAAGCCAGGACAGATGTAAAGCTCTTTGAGATCGCCCGGGAGGATTTCGTCAGGTGGGTTCAGTTGGACCGGAATCTGAACGATTATTTCATTCGTACCCTTTGCGACAGTACCTACAAGCTTTGCAGCAACATGGGTGCAAATACTCTGTACACGCTGAAAAGCAGAATCTGTAGATTCCTGCTGGATCATGGAGACCGGCCTGAGGGCAGAATTTCCGTCAATTCGGAAACGCTGAGCGAACATATGGCGGTTACCCAGAGGAGTGTGAACCGCATACTGAAGCAGCTGAAAGAGAAAGAGATTATTGAAATCAATAAATCCTATATTGTGATAAAGGATCATCAAAAGCTACAGGAAGAAGAAAGGGATTAA
- a CDS encoding cation transporter, which produces MTESHSSHETMIQSQKKLVVTIILVSFILTAKFIGAYTTKSLALLSDSWHLATDLISLIISWWGIRSSLKPASTKYSYGYCRYSVFTALINNVSLILISIYILYQAILRYFHPVEIAPRGMILLSVLGLMINLAIIRNLGNHSKNANVKSVFLHFMGDALSDVGVLLGGVIILLTGQHGVDTLLSAALACLILKNALRMCYECTKILLEAVPRDISIEELRDALKEIQEIVDVKDIHVWSLSMETLAMTAHICIHEANMSLYETTLHKVQHMLKEQFGIEHSAIQIENLPCSSCYHSKPDHSLGCNLCVDCTRVSTDVQKKRC; this is translated from the coding sequence ATGACCGAATCTCATTCCAGTCATGAAACGATGATACAGAGTCAAAAGAAACTAGTGGTTACAATTATACTCGTATCCTTCATTCTGACTGCAAAATTCATAGGCGCATACACCACTAAAAGTCTAGCCCTGCTTAGTGATTCCTGGCACCTTGCCACAGACCTCATTTCGCTGATCATCAGCTGGTGGGGAATCCGAAGTTCTTTAAAACCGGCCTCAACCAAGTATTCATACGGGTACTGCCGTTACAGTGTTTTTACTGCCTTGATCAACAATGTATCTCTGATTCTCATTTCTATCTACATCTTGTATCAAGCGATATTAAGGTATTTCCATCCCGTTGAGATTGCACCCCGCGGAATGATTCTATTATCAGTCTTAGGGTTGATGATTAATTTAGCAATTATTCGGAACCTGGGCAATCATTCTAAAAATGCAAATGTAAAAAGTGTATTTCTTCATTTTATGGGTGATGCGCTCTCTGACGTGGGTGTTCTCCTTGGCGGTGTTATTATTTTGCTCACCGGCCAGCACGGTGTCGATACATTATTAAGCGCTGCACTTGCATGTCTGATCTTGAAAAATGCCCTTAGAATGTGCTATGAATGTACTAAGATTTTATTGGAGGCTGTCCCCAGGGACATCTCAATTGAAGAGCTCAGGGATGCGCTGAAAGAGATTCAGGAAATTGTTGATGTAAAGGACATCCATGTATGGAGCTTATCCATGGAAACGTTAGCAATGACAGCACATATCTGCATTCATGAAGCCAATATGTCTCTTTATGAAACTACATTACACAAGGTACAACATATGTTGAAAGAGCAATTTGGCATTGAACACTCTGCAATTCAGATTGAAAATTTACCCTGCAGCAGCTGCTATCACAGCAAACCGGATCATAGTCTCGGCTGCAATCTATGCGTAGACTGCACCCGGGTCTCTACAGACGTTCAAAAGAAACGGTGTTGA
- a CDS encoding M23 family metallopeptidase has product MTGRKRLLIFILAIIFCISVTIPVFALSDYSIVFTGAYDGTTRWISPLQSSSGNPLWATITSKWAEPRRSGTSPHIGVDLYAPRGTRVVAVQTGYATALGGAYNTLSLGGKNGLPYCHYQHMSKILKTGYCLQGDIVGLVGDYGSPGSVHLHFGAYTKNSMSGRLSYRNETFYRNTPAWNYGRDLDVYSQVHFNGGRIAKLAVVFGGAQNTNNEIAAEVRIYHRLKGKVAWIDGGLMTRNGYDYSYTFSPATYPIGSEVQWMVRIKRNINVSYPYTWAPSKFYNPNPNPNANSMKYGYFSNTITH; this is encoded by the coding sequence ATGACTGGACGAAAACGACTCTTGATTTTCATACTGGCGATTATTTTTTGTATCAGCGTTACAATTCCCGTTTTTGCACTGAGTGATTACAGCATTGTATTTACCGGAGCATATGACGGAACAACACGCTGGATTTCGCCCCTTCAGAGCAGCTCCGGCAATCCCCTTTGGGCTACCATCACCAGCAAATGGGCAGAGCCTAGAAGATCAGGAACCTCTCCACACATTGGTGTGGATCTTTATGCTCCCCGGGGAACCCGAGTGGTGGCGGTACAGACCGGTTATGCAACGGCATTGGGAGGTGCCTACAATACGCTTTCTTTGGGAGGTAAAAATGGGCTCCCTTATTGCCATTACCAACACATGTCCAAAATCCTGAAGACAGGATATTGCCTGCAGGGAGATATTGTCGGTCTCGTGGGTGACTATGGAAGTCCCGGCTCTGTTCATCTGCATTTTGGAGCGTATACGAAAAACAGTATGTCCGGCAGACTTTCCTATCGGAACGAGACCTTTTACAGGAATACACCGGCATGGAATTATGGAAGAGACTTGGATGTCTACAGCCAGGTGCACTTCAACGGAGGCAGAATCGCAAAGCTTGCAGTGGTCTTTGGCGGGGCACAGAACACCAACAATGAGATTGCGGCAGAAGTAAGAATTTATCATAGACTAAAGGGCAAGGTTGCCTGGATTGACGGCGGACTGATGACGAGAAACGGCTATGATTACTCATATACCTTCTCTCCAGCTACCTATCCCATCGGAAGTGAGGTTCAGTGGATGGTGCGAATCAAAAGAAACATCAATGTGTCCTACCCCTACACCTGGGCTCCTTCGAAGTTTTACAATCCAAACCCAAATCCCAACGCAAATTCCATGAAATACGGATACTTTTCAAATACGATTACCCATTAA
- a CDS encoding energy-coupling factor transporter transmembrane protein EcfT, with translation MSKSGSLYIERESLFHGLDGSIKLLMLIAWTGFAFAFMDVRVFLGMVLVGLGILKLSKLPAKAIWPLFAFIFVFTLFNSVFLLLITPEYGSKLTGSYTGILRLGFYSITLETIFYCITLSLKYIAIMPITILFIFTTHPSNFASSLNRIGVPYRVAYAVNIALRYIPDVKTEVDNIINAQEARGVAFRKGDAGLATRLKNYATVMVPLLLSSFNRIEVVSNAMDLRGFGKNKKRTWYHRKNYTGMDLAFAALSFAVLAAGVAIKITVGAVYWYPF, from the coding sequence ATGAGTAAGAGCGGCTCTCTTTATATTGAGCGGGAATCTCTTTTTCATGGTTTAGATGGCAGCATCAAGCTGCTAATGCTCATCGCATGGACTGGCTTTGCCTTTGCTTTCATGGATGTGAGAGTTTTCTTGGGAATGGTGCTTGTTGGACTTGGCATCTTGAAATTATCTAAGCTTCCAGCAAAAGCAATCTGGCCATTGTTTGCGTTCATCTTTGTTTTTACACTGTTTAATTCAGTCTTTCTATTGCTGATTACCCCAGAGTACGGTTCGAAATTGACAGGAAGCTACACAGGGATTCTTCGTCTGGGCTTTTATTCCATCACTCTGGAGACGATCTTTTACTGCATTACACTGTCACTGAAATATATCGCGATCATGCCCATTACGATCCTGTTTATTTTCACCACGCACCCCAGCAATTTTGCCAGCAGCCTGAATCGGATCGGGGTTCCTTACCGGGTTGCATATGCGGTAAATATCGCGCTGCGGTATATCCCCGACGTGAAGACCGAAGTGGATAATATCATCAATGCGCAGGAAGCAAGAGGCGTTGCATTCAGAAAAGGCGACGCAGGACTTGCCACGAGGCTAAAGAATTATGCTACGGTTATGGTGCCGCTTCTGCTCAGCTCTTTTAACCGCATCGAAGTGGTTTCCAATGCAATGGATCTGAGAGGCTTCGGTAAAAACAAAAAGAGAACCTGGTACCATAGGAAGAATTATACCGGCATGGATTTGGCGTTTGCGGCCCTTTCCTTTGCAGTCCTTGCCGCCGGTGTTGCAATCAAGATTACGGTAGGGGCCGTTTATTGGTATCCCTTTTGA
- a CDS encoding ABC transporter ATP-binding protein, whose product MKSVVFEDVSFQYGNLDQPTLHHIDLVINEGEKVLITGKSGSGKSTLAHCINGLIPFTYKGEMSGRVLVNQKEPKELSLFAMGTQVGSILQDQDCQFVGLSAGEDVAFALENDCISAEEMHTAADRALEQVDMLQHKNQPPQSLSGGQKQKVAIAGILAMNVPILLFDEPLANLDPASGKKAMETILDIHGKTGKTIIVIEHRIEDVLEHGFDRVVVVDDGRIVFNGTPDLLLAEDILPRYGLRQPLYVEMLKLCGIKAKEEDRISVLENTIKYKDQVLKKYMEDRFADQRPDHRTILKLQGVSFRYFKEDPYTIEDVSFDVKEGEMLAIVGNNGAGKSTLLKAISGIVKYQEGSIYYGDKNSEDKKDDKGSSILGMNCINSWTAKQRALAIGFVMQNPNHMITKDMIYDEVAFGLRNFGVDQAETDARVKEALKICGLYEYRNWPVSSLSYGQKKRVTIASILSMGPKVIILDEPTAGQDYTSYREFMSYLDQIKNTGVGIILITHDMHLALEYADTGVVLSSGRVIAKDYMDRILADSWIIGKANLKHTSIERMGRLFGVEDLSSFIAYFTRRVTSATNPGPGMTESMKRRTPGEGEEVPHE is encoded by the coding sequence ATGAAATCAGTTGTATTCGAGGATGTGTCATTCCAATACGGTAATTTAGACCAGCCTACGCTCCATCACATTGATCTGGTCATCAATGAGGGAGAGAAGGTATTAATAACAGGAAAAAGCGGAAGCGGAAAATCAACATTAGCCCATTGTATCAATGGGCTAATTCCCTTTACCTATAAAGGGGAAATGAGCGGCCGGGTTCTTGTAAACCAAAAAGAACCGAAGGAGCTTTCGCTCTTTGCCATGGGAACACAAGTGGGCAGTATTCTGCAGGATCAGGACTGCCAGTTTGTAGGGCTGTCAGCAGGAGAGGACGTAGCCTTTGCCCTTGAAAATGACTGCATTTCCGCGGAGGAGATGCATACTGCCGCTGATCGTGCATTGGAACAGGTAGATATGCTGCAGCATAAGAATCAGCCTCCCCAAAGCCTTTCCGGCGGACAGAAACAGAAGGTGGCGATCGCGGGGATTCTGGCCATGAACGTTCCGATTCTTCTCTTTGATGAGCCTTTGGCAAACCTTGACCCTGCCAGCGGCAAAAAAGCCATGGAGACCATTTTAGATATTCATGGGAAAACAGGAAAGACCATTATCGTCATCGAACATCGGATTGAGGATGTACTGGAGCACGGTTTCGACCGGGTCGTGGTGGTGGATGATGGAAGAATCGTATTCAATGGAACACCGGATCTTCTTTTGGCTGAGGACATACTTCCAAGGTATGGTCTGAGACAGCCTCTTTACGTGGAGATGCTTAAGCTCTGCGGCATAAAGGCGAAAGAAGAGGACCGAATTTCTGTTCTGGAAAATACAATAAAATATAAGGACCAAGTATTAAAAAAATATATGGAGGACCGGTTTGCAGATCAACGGCCGGATCACCGTACGATCTTGAAACTTCAGGGAGTGAGCTTCCGTTACTTTAAGGAAGATCCCTACACCATAGAGGATGTCAGCTTCGATGTGAAAGAAGGAGAGATGCTGGCAATCGTAGGAAACAACGGCGCCGGAAAGTCCACACTGCTCAAGGCCATCTCCGGAATCGTCAAATACCAAGAGGGTTCCATTTATTATGGAGACAAGAATTCTGAGGACAAGAAAGACGATAAAGGTAGTTCGATTTTGGGAATGAATTGTATCAATTCGTGGACCGCAAAGCAAAGAGCGCTTGCTATTGGATTTGTAATGCAAAACCCCAATCATATGATCACCAAGGATATGATCTATGATGAAGTGGCTTTTGGCCTCAGAAATTTCGGTGTCGATCAAGCAGAGACTGATGCAAGGGTAAAAGAAGCGTTGAAGATCTGTGGTCTTTATGAATACAGAAATTGGCCTGTATCCTCATTGAGCTACGGACAGAAGAAGCGAGTGACCATTGCATCCATCCTTTCCATGGGGCCTAAAGTAATTATCCTGGATGAGCCGACAGCCGGCCAGGATTACACAAGCTACCGAGAGTTCATGTCCTATCTTGATCAGATCAAAAACACCGGCGTGGGTATTATTCTGATTACACATGACATGCATCTGGCACTGGAATATGCCGACACCGGAGTTGTTCTTTCCAGCGGGAGAGTCATTGCAAAAGACTATATGGATCGTATTCTGGCTGACTCCTGGATTATCGGAAAGGCAAATCTGAAGCATACCTCTATCGAACGGATGGGAAGGCTTTTCGGTGTTGAAGATCTCAGCTCGTTTATTGCATATTTCACAAGAAGAGTAACTTCAGCGACGAACCCAGGCCCCGGTATGACGGAATCAATGAAGCGAAGGACTCCAGGGGAAGGAGAGGAGGTGCCTCATGAGTAA